From Penaeus vannamei isolate JL-2024 chromosome 12, ASM4276789v1, whole genome shotgun sequence, the proteins below share one genomic window:
- the LOC138863501 gene encoding uncharacterized protein yields the protein MHRSQVCRTRSLLRRDKEQFIRSLAEEVEGHFLVNDLRPAYQALRKLNSKPSSQVTAVLLVSSQIISDRIAVQECWAEYFFQLYQVDPPTVNLDAGSAEIPLPDSPISEDAPSLIEYTRQGSCSLLRRIRDHLLRHQRLEQSGYTPVKSTIVRILVLRVIVEHRCEFGCGLLAAYIVLTKTFDTVHWKSFSEILRLRGCAFAPTLFNTCMDWILSRATVQNHSVATPGNIKVTDLDFAESLVVALDAFSNEANTLGLEDFGDLLQEPVQSVRVCSKDIKITENFTNLNSVVHNSGLQTRKSADRLAWQQGSWTLLTEYMEMPVPVQKDYTMHLHGPDNSSFVIW from the exons atgcaccgttctcaggtgtgtAGAACTCgatcactgttaagaagggacaaagaacagttcattagaagtcttgcagaggaggtagaaggccatttcttagtaaatgaccttcgtcctgcataccaagccctgaggaagctgaactccaagccctcttcacaggtgacagcagttcttTTAGTGAGTAGCCAGATTATCTCAGATCGTATTGCGGTGCAggagtgttgggctgagtatttttttcagttgtaccaggttgacccaccaacagttaacttggatgcgggtagtgccgagattccgttgccggactcacccatcagtgaggatgctccTTCCCTAatcgaa tataccaggcaaggttcttgctcacttctgagacgtatcagggatCATCTACTGAGACATCAGAGGCTGGAACAATCTGGATATACTCCTGTTAAGTCCACAATAGTCCGTATACTTGTGCttagagtcattgtagaacaccgttgtgagttcgggtgtgggctgcttgcagcctacattgtcctcacgaaaacattcgatacagtgcattggaAATCATTCTCGGAGATCTTGAGATTGAGAG GCTGTGcctttgcaccaacacttttcaacacttgcatggactggatactgagcagagctactgttcaaaatcattctgtagCAACTccgggcaatatcaaggttaccgaccttgactttgctgaatccttagtggtggctcttgatgcatttagtaatgaagcgaataccttgggtcttgag gactttggggacttgctacaagaacctgttcagtcggtacgtgtttGCAGCAAGGACATCAAAATCACAGAGAActttacaaaccttaatagtgtagttcataactctgggctgcagaccaggaagtcagcagacagattggcctggcagcaggggtcatggactctcttgacagagtatatggagatgccggtacctgtgcagaaggactacACTATGCATCTTCAtggccctgataactccagttttgttatatggtag